The genomic stretch GGCTGCGCGACCCCGACGCGGACTGAGGCGCGCGCGGAGCCTGTCCGCCAGCCGACAGCAGGAACGCCTTTTTTCACATATATTGCGGCGGCCCATCCCCACGGGGGGTGGGCCTCACATCTCCCGTAGGAGTGGTTGTCTCATGCGTATCCCCCGGACCGACGCCCGCAGGAAGCTGCTCGGCGCGCTGTTGTGTACCTTCTCCGTCGCGGCCTGTGGACCGGCCCAGGAGGGCGAGCCCGCCGGCAGCGGCTCCACCGAGCAGCCCGTCGTCTATGGCAACGACGACCGGATGGACGTGTACGCGCACCCCGACGCCACCCTGCGGCAGTACGCCATGCAGGCCAGCGCCGTCATGGTCGACCCGTTCGAGATTGACGACTCGGACCCCAACAACGTCGTCTTCGACAGCCCCACCCTGGGCGAATACGTCAACCTCTGCCCGGGCCAGCGCTTCATCGACGACCCGTCGCCCGGCTACTGCTCGGGCACGCTCATCGACGATGACCTCCTGCTGACCGCCGGCCACTGCGTGGAAAGCGCGGCCGACTGCAGGGACTTCAAGTGGGCCTTCAACTTCTACCGGCCTGACGCGAACTCGGTGCAGACCATGACCACGCAGGACATCTTCAGCTGCAAGGAGATTGTCGTGCGGCGGGATAACACCTCCAGCGGCCGCACGCTGGACTACGCCATCATCCGCCTGGACCGTTCGGCGGCGCCGCGCTTCACGCCCGCGCCCATCCGCCCGGGCAACGCCGCCCTGACGGTGGGCGCCAACGTGGCCGTCATCGGCTCGGGCAGCGGCATCCCGCTCAAGATTGACTCGGGCGGCAGCGTTCGCAACGGCCGCGCCAGCACGCTGGACTACTTCGTCGCCACCACCGACACCTTCGGCGGTAACTCCGGTTCGGCCGTCTACGACATGTCGAGCCACACCATCGCCGGCATCCTGGTGCGCGGCACGACGGACTACGTCTACCAGGGCAGCTGCCGCGTCGTGAACCAGTGCGCGGAGAACGGGTGCAGCGGCGAGGACATCACCTACGTCCGCCCGGCCATCGATGCGTTCTGCGCCGCCAACACCAGCGTCCGGCTGTGCAACACCACGCCGCCGCCGCCGACGTCCTTCGACTTCACGGCCAGCAACACCGCCAACGCCACCGTGAACACCACCCGCCACACGGTGGAGCTCACCGCCGGCCAGAGCATCACCGTGGGCACCTGCGGCCTGACGGGCGCCAGCTCCACCGGTGACACGTGGCTGCGCGTCAATGGCCCCAGCGGCATCGAGGTCGCCTCCAACGATGATGGCTGCGCCACGGGCCGCGGCTCCAACGTGACTTTCACGGCCGGCGCGGCTGGGAACTACGAAATCATCGCGGGCTGCTACGACAACACCAGCTGCAGCGGCACGGTGAAGTGGACCATTGGCACGGCGACCCCGCCGGCCACCTCCGGCACGTTCAGCTACAGCTCGGTCAACTCCGACAGCGCGCGGCAGAACACCACCAACGAGAACGTCACCCTCACGGCTGGCCAGCGCCTCTCCTTCGGCACCTGCAACGTGACGGGCGCCTCCGGCACGGGTGACTCGTTCATCCGCCTGTACAACGCCGCTGGCACGCAGGTGAAGTTCAACGACGACGGCGCCGGCTGCGGCTCGCTGTCCCACGCCACCTACACGGTGCCGGCGGGCGCGGGCGGCACGTATCAGATCCGCGCCGGCTGCTACGGCAACACCAGCTGCAGCGGCACGGTGGGCTGGACCGTCCAGTAATCACGTTCCAC from Myxococcus xanthus encodes the following:
- a CDS encoding serine protease, which translates into the protein MRIPRTDARRKLLGALLCTFSVAACGPAQEGEPAGSGSTEQPVVYGNDDRMDVYAHPDATLRQYAMQASAVMVDPFEIDDSDPNNVVFDSPTLGEYVNLCPGQRFIDDPSPGYCSGTLIDDDLLLTAGHCVESAADCRDFKWAFNFYRPDANSVQTMTTQDIFSCKEIVVRRDNTSSGRTLDYAIIRLDRSAAPRFTPAPIRPGNAALTVGANVAVIGSGSGIPLKIDSGGSVRNGRASTLDYFVATTDTFGGNSGSAVYDMSSHTIAGILVRGTTDYVYQGSCRVVNQCAENGCSGEDITYVRPAIDAFCAANTSVRLCNTTPPPPTSFDFTASNTANATVNTTRHTVELTAGQSITVGTCGLTGASSTGDTWLRVNGPSGIEVASNDDGCATGRGSNVTFTAGAAGNYEIIAGCYDNTSCSGTVKWTIGTATPPATSGTFSYSSVNSDSARQNTTNENVTLTAGQRLSFGTCNVTGASGTGDSFIRLYNAAGTQVKFNDDGAGCGSLSHATYTVPAGAGGTYQIRAGCYGNTSCSGTVGWTVQ